The following proteins are co-located in the Saccharomycodes ludwigii strain NBRC 1722 chromosome V, whole genome shotgun sequence genome:
- the MTG1 gene encoding putative GTPase MTG1 (similar to Saccharomyces cerevisiae YMR097C | MTG1 | MiTochondrial GTPase) has product MFTPRYQFPKYSNLILNDFKGHQWKALQTFTTILPQVNLMVELRDLRAPISSRNCIFEILHKKYKTPRLIVYTKGDKFLSNNSSSGNTMLTPLVNKLNELHAGKDEYIIVDGRNTKQNKHLLDIIKYKYYSEDDYPLGFRLLICGIPNVGKSTIINSLRKNYFTSTIRGERTMGGTSKFKKVAKTGDEAGVTRKTSEVIKIDDCKNGIYLFDTPGISLPKKVMTQEKFLSLSLCGSVKKNIVDPVIQADYLLYLVNLQRDRLKMFGAGSTTSIPLSNNIYEVLDKMNGNNEKQNAMNFIDSVINGSNVLFDVDSLAIDQRCYDEILNSEVAKLGGTDDFISTVLYGSSTITKSNKGSRAIGSKFKKAKMVNKIF; this is encoded by the coding sequence ATGTTCACACCCAGATACCAATTTCCTAAATACTCCAACTTGATTTTAAATGACTTCAAAGGACATCAATGGAAAGCCCTTCAAACATTTACTACAATTTTACCACAAGTGAATTTAATGGTAGAGTTAAGGGATTTAAGAGCACCTATAAGTAGTAGAAATTGCATTTTTGAGATATTGCACAAGAAATATAAGACACCAAGGTTAATAGTGTACACTAAGGGCGACAAGTTTTTATCCAATAATAGCAGTAGTGGCAATACTATGCTAACACCACttgtaaataaattaaatgaacTACATGCAGGCAAAgatgaatatattattgttgatgGCAGAAATACCAAACAAAACAAGCATTTACTggatattataaaatacaaatattataGTGAGGATGATTATCCTTTAGGTTTCAGATTGTTGATATGTGGGATCCCAAATGTGGGTAAATCTACCATAATAAATTCTTTGCGAAAGAACTACTTTACTAGCACAATCAGGGGGGAAAGGACAATGGGGGGAACATCcaagtttaaaaaagttgcCAAGACTGGGGATGAGGCTGGTGTTACCAGGAAAACTAGTGAAGTGATTAAGATTGATGATTGTAAAAATGGGATATACTTGTTTGATACGCCTGGAATTTCCTTACCTAAGAAAGTCATGACACAAGAGAAATTCTTGAGTTTGTCACTTTGTGGGAGTgtgaagaaaaatattgttgatCCAGTAATACAGGcagattatttattatacttGGTAAATTTACAAAGGGATAGATTAAAAATGTTCGGTGCTGGCAGTACCACATCAATTCCACTGAGTAATAACATTTATGAAGTTTTAGACAAGATGaatggtaataatgaaaaacaaaatgctATGAATTTTATAGATAGTGTGATTAATGGTAGTAATGTGTTATTTGATGTTGACAGTTTGGCCATAGACCAACGCTGCTATGATGAGATTTTGAACTCAGAGGTTGCCAAACTAGGAGGTACAGATGATTTTATATCAACCGTTTTATATGGCAGCAGCACTATTACTAAATCTAACAAAGGAAGCCGAGCTATCGGtagtaaatttaaaaaagctAAAATGGTTAATAAGATATTCTAA
- the UTP15 gene encoding snoRNA-binding rRNA-processing protein UTP15 (similar to Saccharomyces cerevisiae YMR093W | UTP15 | U Three Protein), whose translation MSATRPRIVPEKAPILPQQTTAEHRFWRSFSSTQLVKEHNAVTHIAFNPQPFAHDFAVTSSTRVQIFSSKTRQVIKTFNRFKDVVYSANFRQDGKLLCCGDATGLVSVFDSYNPRNLLLSIQPSTHPTHVTKFHPVDNKLLSVASDDRIVRLYDISHAYEPITSLAGADDYVRSICFMPNSPNLCCTGSYDGQVRIYDIRNNEIVLHLKNGPPVEDIISISSTQLVSCGGPSFKVWDIQSGGQILYERGNFAKTVTCLDYVENHGTLSSMTNALLVSSLDGHVKIFDPLDRYHVKFGWKFSAPVLSCALSPSSLTVEDENNKHIAVGLSSGLLAIRTKRRGKKQTKGTAATSTYDVLSVNKKSNNFQRMMRGSEYKGDQEYIIHNDKLKSGSNNNNSKKLRAFERNINNFKWSEALDSAFIPGMAKELTLTVLQELRTRGKIRVALYDRDESSLEPLLNWCLKSGIEDVRSAPVVADWIAVVLEIYGDSVGQSPVLEELLIALREKVRKEIHRAKEAQKIEGMLQLITNN comes from the coding sequence ATGTCAGCTACAAGACCTAGAATAGTTCCGGAAAAAGCACCAATTTTGCCTCAACAGACAACCGCAGAACATCGATTTTGGCGTAGCTTTTCATCTACTCAATTGGTAAAAGAACATAATGCGGTAACCCATATTGCTTTCAATCCTCAACCATTTGCTCATGATTTTGCCGTTACATCATCTACCCGCGTTCAAATATTCTCGAGCAAAACTAGACAAGTCATTAAAACGTTTAATAGATTTAAAGACGTTGTATATTCAGCCAATTTTAGACAAGATGGAAAATTACTATGTTGTGGTGACGCTACTGGGCTAGTTTCAGTTTTTGACAGCTATAATCCTCGGAATTTATTGCTATCCATTCAACCATCTACTCATCCAACCCATGTAACTAAATTTCACCCAGTGGATAATAAACTTTTGTCTGTTGCTAGTGATGATAGAATTGTCAGGCTATACGATATATCGCACGCTTATGAACCAATAACTAGCCTAGCTGGTGCAGATGACTATGTCAGATCCATTTGTTTCATGCCCAATTCTCCCAATTTGTGCTGTACCGGATCTTATGATGGCCAAGTTAGAATTTATGATATAAGAAATAACGAAATAGTATTGCATTTAAAGAATGGTCCGCCGGTGGAGGacattattagtatttcATCAACCCAATTAGTTAGCTGTGGCGGCCCAAGTTTTAAAGTTTGGGATATACAGAGCGGTGGCCAAATTTTGTATGAAAGAGGGAATTTTGCCAAAACTGTTACTTGTTTAGATTATGTGGAAAATCATGGTACCCTATCTTCGATGACCAACGCATTACTTGTTTCCTCTTTGGATGGGCatgttaaaatatttgatccGTTAGACAGATACCACGTTAAGTTTGGATGGAAATTTAGTGCCCCCGTTTTGAGTTGCGCATTATCACCATCTTCATTAACGGTTGAAGATGAGAATAATAAACACATTGCTGTTGGTTTGTCTTCAGGGTTGTTGGCTATCAGGACCAAAAGAAGGggtaaaaaacaaactaaAGGAACTGCAGCTACAAGTACCTATGATGTTTTATctgttaataaaaagagtAATAATTTCCAAAGAATGATGAGGGGTTCTGAATATAAGGGTGATCAAGAGTATATTATACACAAcgataaattaaaatctggatccaataataacaatagcaaAAAACTGCGTGCTTTTGAGagaaatattaacaatttcAAATGGAGCGAGGCTTTAGACAGCGCCTTTATACCTGGAATGGCAAAAGAATTGACATTAACAGTATTGCAGGAATTACGCACACGTGGAAAAATCCGTGTTGCATTGTACGATAGAGACGAATCCTCATTGGAGCCGTTATTAAACTGGTGTTTGAAATCTGGGATTGAAGATGTTAGGAGTGCACCTGTCGTTGCCGATTGGATAGCTGTAGTGCTAGAGATATATGGTGATAGTGTAGGACAGTCTCCAGTTTTAGAAGAATTGTTAATAGCATTAAGAGAAAAAGTGAGAAAGGAAATACATAGAGCTAAAGAAGCACAAAAAATAGAAGGCATGCTacaattaataacaaataattaa
- the CTF13 gene encoding Ctf13p (similar to Saccharomyces cerevisiae YMR094W | CTF13 | Chromosome Transmission Fidelity) — translation MGNEFDIKLFFNLPIRIRYKIYKFLNKPSTKQDQQDHTDQYQPLNIIALKTPAISDLFLQPLLSSTDSTNNENRITPTKLFHYKSFLRKLQLYNDEFEIYFENYPNFVISWINYMIWLKYDCIILDYFRLYKYDQLWDLNCYFIKNTTPKTEFSSRSKSMYTMCYFVKTQNKIPLIYYTFEEYTKLIGGGDIQADLDNGMRIRYVLRSDHNSANINHRANRIKRETMDDNNYSNLYKYITDIVVSFKVFNDTILLNNNCNIKDQYEAAFFTHLLANNGTNDNLKTLQVTNIGDNDPNDTNISAIVNELGYNLLWFEWRRHFKELILQFNRNPPKPTLEFLNLIFWDNLRKLSLEHLEFLDLNKVGLLGHMKEEIEIENNDDFGQEDETDEEEKKEDYAQSKCNKNKFDSNSSCGINARRTSTRRGTWESSQYTHYYDIKIKDIKHLLWWDQKDLFWEYSNFRNNEKDKTKQQENSLTLGLKIWDIGYWDSISSLVLENIEKLEIPVYGSCTLFSPPVAAYTTGKKKRKIEDITTYPAKTKTNIKQEFEEYQDLYIPKGILENGGFKMDNLSKINNPHIKITPI, via the coding sequence atgggaaATGAATTTGATATCAAGCTATTTTTCAACCTACCAATAAGGATAAGGtacaaaatatacaaatttttaaataaaccaTCCACAAAACAAGACCAGCAGGACCATACGGACCAATATCAACCTTTAAACATAATTGCTTTAAAGACCCCTGCAATTAGTGATTTATTCTTACAACCCTTGTTGTCATCAACCGATTCCACAAATAACGAAAATCGAATAACACCtacaaaattatttcaCTACAAGTCATTTTTACGCAAGCTCCAGCTTTATAACGATgaatttgaaatatattttgaaaactaCCCCAACTTTGTAATTTCTTGGATTAATTATATGATTTGGCTCAAATATGATTGTATTATATTGGATTACTTTCGACTTTACAAGTATGATCAACTATGGGACTTGAATTGTTActtcattaaaaatactacGCCCAAAACAGAATTTAGCTCTAGATCTAAATCGATGTATACAATGTGTTACTTTGTCAAAacccaaaataaaataccgTTGATTTATTACACTTTTGAGGAATATACGAAGTTAATTGGAGGTGGTGATATTCAAGCTGATCTAGATAATGGTATGAGAATTAGATATGTGTTACGAAGCGACCATAACAGTGCCAATATTAATCATAGGGCAAACCGTATCAAACGTGAAACAATGGATGACAATAATTACAGCAATCtttacaaatatataactGATATAGTGGTatcttttaaagtttttaacGACACAATACTATTGAATAACAACTGCAATATTAAAGACCAATATGAGGCCGCATTTTTTACACATTTATTAGCTAACAATGGAACAAACGAcaatttgaaaactttACAAGTAACAAATATAGGTGATAATGATCCAAATGATACCAATATCTCAGCGATTGTAAATGAACTGggatataatttattatggTTTGAATGGAGAAGACATTTTAAGGAGCTAATTTTGCAATTTAATAGAAATCCACCCAAACCCACTCTtgaatttttgaatttaatattttgggATAATTTAAGAAAACTTTCTCTTGAGCATTTAGAGTTTttagatttaaataaagttgGACTACTAGGACACATGAAGgaagaaattgaaattgagaataatgatgattttgGGCAGGAGGATGAAACCGATGAAGAGGAAAAGAAGGAGGATTATGCCCAAAGTAAGTgtaataagaataaattTGATAGCAATAGCAGTTGTGGTATCAACGCAAGAAGAACAAGTACAAGAAGAGGAACATGGGAGAGCTCACAATATACCCATTATTATGacatcaaaataaaagatataaaacaTCTGCTTTGGTGGGATCAAAAAGACTTATTCTGGGAATACAGTAATTTCagaaataatgaaaaagataagACCAAACAGCAGGAAAACAGTCTTACTTTaggtttaaaaatatgGGATATCGGCTATTGGGATTCTATATCTTCATTggttttagaaaatatcGAAAAACTTGAAATACCAGTTTATGGTTCATgtactttattttcaccCCCGGTAGCTGCCTATACAActggcaaaaaaaaaagaaaaattgaagaTATCACGACTTATCCTGCTAAAACAAAGACAAATATCAAACAAGAGTTTGAAGAATATCAAGATTTATATATTCCTAAAGGCATTTTAGAGAATGGAGGCTTTAAGATGGATAATTTGtctaaaattaataatccTCACATAAAAATTACACCTATATAG
- the SLD2 gene encoding Sld2p (similar to Saccharomyces cerevisiae YKL108W | SLD2 | Synthetically Lethal with Dpb11-1): MDVRSPLVNATNDNNINDTYLELKVKLKEWEHDFILKNKRSPQKNDIKNLPRVKQMYKNYFKCKKKIAIGGNLSNSKLYKNTPTKVNVHNTTDLPATKGTPIMQATMSENNNNSTVDMDIGPTPQINGKLVSILEMEMSPLKRIPTINITHDNYNSSDDAGTNDMTTLEKQSIASFSSSPLHQLQITNAKRKLNFDIDLNKNDDYDEFSSNNEVVDNLKLSPKRPSSILPINSPNKLLQNVSLQIKKDDANLGKTATPLPQPDVYPSTLKSDNMSPSVVSPSPLIKLSQHCSTKSLSELAKEHEQLVVEFQESNAKNIKRNLFKDIIGRGELDSKADIDSEHDLKNTEDKNENDEEEIEKSIKRNLKKRRRIIKVAAQNVPKKDSKIPKNLHRELRRLKVKKLVEYGGDSTAFMDEKEQEEEYISETGDEEEETLPSVKTKNVSRKKKYNLVSNNFRRLKIPNTKKRHRSFKRFGGKR, translated from the coding sequence atggaTGTCAGATCACCATTAGTCAATGCtactaatgataataacatcAATGATACTTATTTGGAATTAAaggtaaaattaaaagaatgGGAACatgattttatattaaagaataaaagatcaccacaaaaaaatgatatcaaaaatttacCTCGTGTAAAACAAATgtacaaaaattatttcaaatgtaaaaaaaaaatagctaTTGGAGGCAATCTTTCCAATAGTAAATTGTACAAAAATACACCTACAAAAGTAAACGTTCATAATACTACTGATCTGCCCGCAACGAAAGGAACTCCAATAATGCAAGCAACAATGAgcgaaaataataataacagtaccGTTGATATGGATATTGGACCTACCCCTCAAATAAATGGAAAACTCGTTAGCATTCTAGAAATGGAAATGTCTcctttaaaaagaatacccacaataaatataacacatgataattataatagcAGTGATGATGCTGGTACGAATGACATGACAACGTTAGAGAAACAATCAATAGCTTCTTTCTCCTCCTCTCCATTGCATCAGCTGCAAATTACCAACGCTAAAAGGAAATTAAATTTCGATAtagatttaaataaaaatgatgattACGATGAATTTTCTTCCAATAATGAAGTCGTAGATAATTTGAAGCTATCACCAAAAAGACCATCAAGTATATTACCTATTAATTCCCCAAATAAACTATTACAAAATGTAAGTTTACAAATTAAGAAGGACGATGCCAATTTAGGCAAAACAGCAACGCCATTACCGCAACCTGATGTTTACCCGTCCACATTAAAAAGTGATAACATGTCGCCATCTGTAGTAAGTCCTTCTCCATTAATCAAATTAAGTCAGCATTGTAGCACCAAATCATTATCCGAATTGGCCAAAGAACATGAACAACTAGTGGTTGAATTTCAAGAAAGCAATgcaaaaaatatcaaaagaaACCTATTTAAGGATATCATAGGGAGAGGAGAACTTGATAGCAAAGCTGATATTGATTCTGAGCATGACCTTAAAAATACTGAGGATAAAAATGAGAATGATGAGgaagaaatagaaaaaagtataaaaaggaaccttaaaaaaagaagaaggatTATTAAAGTTGCTGCACAAAACGTTCCTAAAAAAGACTCTAAAATACCTAAAAACTTGCACCGTGAGTTGCGACGATTAAAAGTTAAGAAACTAGTTGAATATGGTGGTGATTCGACAGCCTTTATGGATGAGAAGgaacaagaagaagaatacATCTCAGAAACAGGAgatgaagaggaagaaaCGCTACCGTCagttaaaacaaaaaacgtcagtagaaagaagaaatacaACTTGGTGAGTAATAACTTTAGAAGATTGAAAATACcgaatacaaaaaaaagacataGATCGTTCAAAAGGTTCGGTGGGAAaaggtga
- a CDS encoding transcription factor HAP4, with translation MAVQIAPKPGTQHHHHNYPLISPSPFQNNNNNNSNSISSISTSTSNKNIFHPNASANTNHGSTVGLFDLHQHSRKIKKSASTGIVVRTSKQWILPPRPKPHKQSVSGSTNSNNHNGISSRKNGVSTNANTGTDINRPKRNSIANSNDVNIKSACTSKSSNKKLSKKKIGVSINNTLTPSNINSDTSNKNVATRASAKRPDDSNGYGPAVAACVNKTESFDKIDGAINNASDTNNKNSELKTLRDSKNTVLGDIVNSNNSADAANKKTKKFVSTIKKESPISTTPVDICLEICDKPTHRTMDSGEVSVADVSEHSSSKPGTAIRALTAQQTNTDVKSASTVPSNNGIPNDIITSSNDTKSTSKNIPTLPVAISPATSTGRLYGSTMEPIVIEDEVGSDSEGHDSNINNDKLNNNVRDMVSTIGNQHVLSALSSPLSSTFSEPANFQGPFVMVNDDSVCSINCNTADKNNIRSNRINSISLGDVATSMSTIKRSNSLTSKNSTANICQDTASVSTVPVPVPKKRSITTITAKTKKIRNDIGMLKDENSILKKELGVLVSSLQDLKCRCTLIYNLENELKLSKKRMFIDMDNNNESEGDESEEMDDVVITEQANQNNGDMNAGNDEAVTDVFLKFEDDDGITTAKTDSNSVLFTNNTDITSSRKKNNNNNNNNIGRQFQTQRQSGQQQQKDEEERSSTPSSLFSVYGAGSLSPSLSAAMNNNTHNNMVRVASNNNFGSNNNSGPFGVSSSNKGGNASNSNNFRGINKSPSFQSSPGESGSSCGSTVSSLLLQKQGSFSTYSSSSFAPPINMLKFMDDYEQLDFYNKHHASNNINTATTTLITNNNTSSNAGCDNNNNNLCASDVDGSNLINNYTQEMFKADIGLANIKEEETTKHINDDGTDDVGSDDVLNFIKSTSNGTNTVVDTLDCNNNITGDPGKQESLLEIFAQPTFERKQDSSTMFTSTVANGNFCDVGDRTNSKTVSPIVGQKNHYYLNNFSVLPATLDELIEQDIDESILDADGDIDMDLFKFVQQ, from the coding sequence ATGGCTGTACAAATAGCTCCCAAACCTGGGACACAACATCACCATCATAACTATCCGCTGATATCACCAAGTCCATtccaaaataacaataataataattctaataGTATCTCTTCTATTTCTACCTCCacaagtaataaaaatatatttcatCCAAATGCATCCGCTAATACTAATCACGGTAGTACTGTTGGTTTGTTTGATCTGCATCAGCATTcgagaaaaattaaaaagtcTGCTTCCACTGGTATTGTGGTTAGGACCTCAAAACAATGGATCCTACCCCCAAGGCCAAAGCCGCATAAGCAGTCTGTGTCTGGTAGCACTAATTCTAATAACCACAATGGTATAAGTTCTAGGAAGAATGGGGTTTCTACTAATGCAAATACTGGTACTGATATTAATAGgccaaaaagaaatagtATCGCGAACAGTAACGATGTCAACATTAAATCGGCTTGCACATCCAAAAGtagcaataaaaaattgtcTAAAAAGAAGATCGGTGTCTCTATTAATAACACCTTAACTCCttctaatattaatagTGATACTAGTAATAAGAACGTAGCCACACGTGCAAGTGCTAAGAGGCCGGATGATAGTAACGGATATGGACCAGCCGTTGCTGCTTGTGTTAATAAAACGGAAtcatttgataaaatagatGGTGCTATAAATAACGCTTCGGAcactaataacaaaaattcTGAGCTCAAGACATTGCGGGATAGCAAAAATACCGTTTTAGGTGATATCGTCAATTCTAATAATTCTGCAGATGCCGCTAACAAGAAAACCAAGAAATTTGTGTctactattaaaaaagaatcacCTATTTCAACAACTCCAGTGGATATATGTCTGGAAATCTGTGACAAACCTACTCATCGTACCATGGATTCAGGGGAGGTGTCCGTGGCGGATGTTTCTGAACACTCCTCTTCCAAGCCTGGTACTGCTATAAGGGCACTAACGGCTCAACAAACTAATACTGATGTTAAGTCTGCTAGTACTGTACCTTCCAATAATGGCATTCCTAATGATATTATAACAAGTTCCAATGACACCAAAAGCACTAGCAAAAATATCCCAACATTACCAGTGGCCATCAGTCCTGCTACAAGTACCGGAAGATTATATGGTTCCACTATGGAACCTATTGTTATTGAGGATGAGGTCGGTTCTGATTCTGAAGGTCACGATAGCAACATTAATAACGATAAGTTGAACAATAACGTCAGAGATATGGTTTCTACAATTGGTAACCAGCATGTTCTTAGTGCCCTTTCATCGCCGCTATCGTCTACCTTTTCTGAGCCGGCCAATTTTCAAGGGCCTTTTGTGATGGTGAACGATGATAGTGTGTGTAGTATTAATTGTAATACTgctgataaaaataatattagaagTAATAGAATTAATAGTATTTCATTGGGTGATGTTGCCACCTCTATGTCGACAATCAAGAGATCGAATAGTTTAACGTCAAAGAATAGTACAGCTAACATATGCCAAGATACCGCTTCAGTATCCACTGTTCCCGTCCCTGTTCCAAAGAAAAGGTCTATTACCACTATTACCGCCAAGacgaaaaaaataaggaaCGATATAGGCATGTTGAAGGACGAAAATagtattttgaaaaaggaaCTAGGTGTATTGGTTAGTAGCCTACAAGATTTGAAATGTAGGTGCACCCTAATTTacaatttagaaaatgaGCTGAAATTATCTAAGAAGAGAATGTTTATTGATatggataataataacgagTCTGAAGGTGACGAGTCTGAGGAAATGGACGATGTGGTAATTACAGAACAGGCAAATCAGAATAACGGTGATATGAATGCTGGTAATGATGAAGCTGTTACTGAtgtatttttgaaatttgaaGACGATGATGGGATAACAACTGCAAAAACTGATAGTAATTCAGTATTGtttactaataatactgataTCACTAGTAGTAGGAagaagaataataataataataataataatattggtaGACAATTTCAAACTCAACGACAAAGCGGtcaacaacagcaaaagGATGAAGAGGAGAGATCTTCTACTCCTAGTTCACTTTTTTCTGTCTATGGCGCGGGTTCACTAAGTCCATCCTTAAGTGCAGCtatgaataataacactCATAACAACATGGTGCGGGTAgcttcaaataataattttggtagtaacaataacagtGGTCCATTTGGTGTATCTTCTAGCAATAAGGGTGGCAATGCTTCCAACAGTAATAATTTTCGGGGTATTAACAAGTCACCTTCCTTTCAAAGCAGTCCAGGTGAAAGTGGTAGCAGTTGCGGCAGCACAGTCTCTTCTTTGTTGCTGCAGAAACAAGGCTCATTTTCTACGTATTCTTCAAGTTCCTTCGCGCCACCAATTAATATGTTGAAATTTATGGATGATTACGAACAATTAGATTTCTATAATAAACACCACgctagtaataatattaatactgCTACAACTACACTcattacaaataataatactagtaGTAACGCCGGctgtgataataataataataatttgtgTGCATCGGATGTGGATGGTtctaatttaataaataattataccCAAGAAATGTTTAAAGCTGATATAGGATTAGCAAATATTAAGGAGGAAGAGACCACTAAACATATAAACGATGATGGTACTGATGATGTTGGTAGTGATGATGttcttaattttattaagaGTACTTCCAACGGTACGAATACGGTTGTGGACACATTGGActgtaataacaatattacaGGCGATCCTGGTAAACAAGAGTCTTTGTTAGAAATATTTGCACAGCCAACCTTTGAAAGAAAGCAAGATTCTTCGACTATGTTTACATCAACTGTTGCAAATGGCAATTTTTGTGATGTTGGTGATAGAACTAATAGTAAAACAGTCAGCCCCATTGTAGgtcaaaaaaatcattactatttaaataatttctcTGTTTTACCTGCTACGTTAGATGAATTAATTGAGCAAGATATAGATGAGTCGATCTTAGATGCAGATGGTGATATAGATATGgatttgtttaaatttgttcaacaataa
- the KTI12 gene encoding Kti12p (similar to Saccharomyces cerevisiae YKL110C | KTI12 | Kluveromyces lactis Toxin Insensitive), which produces MPLVLLTGYPCSGKTTVSKELIILLESQIKQHQNLSDYKINYYNDEMLGISHSDYKDAKDEKKLRSKIMSVVKRDLTRKTIVIIDSLNYIKGFRYQLHCEVKNINTTFLLIHMMANKETIINNNNNNSGNDNAITASTNRWNEDLLVELINRYEEPNPNNRWDFPCLPLLFGEDKLLDYSEDILKYLFPIEFHNKDNDTNGDHKNNREIDTLISKLKPNNATILKPSSTNNYLQNLDKVTTSVIKTIMNYYQVEKGGYINHTNNRCIIKHDANKDNTNDIDACVWVDLPIIKPITIAQLQRLKRQFIALNRIRNLGDEDRILVLFTGYLNKNFSNT; this is translated from the coding sequence ATGCCCTTGGTATTACTAACCGGTTACCCATGTAGCGGTAAAACCACTGTTTCTAAAGAATTGATCATACTACTAGAATCACAGATTAAACAACATCAAAACTTATCCGATTACaagataaattattataatgatGAAATGCTAGGTATATCTCATTCAGATTACAAAGATGCTAAAgacgaaaaaaaattaagatcCAAAATTATGAGCGTAGTTAAAAGAGACTTGACAAGGAAAACCATAGTCATAATAGATAGTTTAAATTATATCAAAGGTTTTAGATATCAATTGCATTGCgaagttaaaaatattaacaccacttttttattaatacatATGATGGCAAATAAGGAAACtattataaacaataataacaacaattcAGGCAATGATAATGCTATTACTGCTAGCACTAACCGCTGGAATGAGGACTTATTGGTAGAACTAATTAATCGTTATGAGGAACCTAATCCCAACAATAGATGGGATTTCCCATGTCtaccattattgtttgGCGAAGATAAATTACTTGATTATTCAGAGgacattttaaaatatttatttccCATTGAATTTCACAACAAAGACAATGACACCAATGGCGaccataaaaataaccgTGAAATTGACACTTTGATTAGCAAATTAAAACCTAATAACGCTACCATTTTAAAACCCTCTTCaactaataattatttacaaaacCTAGACAAAGTGACCACTTCAGtaattaaaactataatGAATTATTATCAGGTAGAAAAAGGTGGATATATAAACCACACAAACAATAGATGTATTATCAAACACGATGCCAATAAAGACAACACTAATGACATCGATGCTTGTGTTTGGGTCGACTTGCCTATTATTAAGCCAATAACAATCGCTCAGCTACAAAGATTAAAACGCCAATTTATTGCACTAAATAGAATTAGAAATTTAGGAGACGAAGATAGAATCTTGGTATTATTTACAGGTTatctaaataaaaatttctCCAAtacataa